One Microbacterium sp. W4I20 DNA window includes the following coding sequences:
- a CDS encoding mannose-1-phosphate guanylyltransferase — translation MTEPIKDFYAVIPAGGIGSRLWPLSRADAPKFLHDLTGSGHSLLRDTWDRLEPLAGPDRIAVVTGRAHRAAVEAELPGIPDANVFLESEPRESAAAIGLAAAILHRRDPDVIIGSFSADHVIRGTRVFEFAVRDAVEVAREGYICTIGIAPTEPAIGFGYIKKGPELVVERAREAALVESFVEKPDLATAEAYIADRGYLWNAGMFIAKASVLLEELAANEPELHAGLLELAEAWDDRERRGQAVDRIWPRLKKIAIDYAVAEPAARRGRLAVVPGHFDWDDVGDFASLTKLITNGRKNDLAVLGPNARVLSDAASGILVSQTSRVISLIGVQDIVVVDTPDALLVTTVQHAQRVKGVVESLKLNGQGDVL, via the coding sequence ATGACCGAGCCGATCAAGGACTTCTACGCCGTGATCCCCGCCGGCGGCATCGGGAGCAGGCTCTGGCCGCTGTCGCGCGCCGACGCGCCCAAGTTCCTGCACGACCTCACCGGCTCAGGGCACTCGCTGCTGCGCGACACCTGGGACCGTCTGGAGCCGCTCGCCGGGCCGGACCGGATCGCGGTCGTCACCGGCCGTGCCCACCGCGCGGCTGTGGAGGCGGAACTGCCGGGCATTCCGGACGCGAACGTCTTCCTCGAGTCCGAGCCTCGGGAGTCCGCGGCTGCGATCGGTCTCGCCGCCGCCATCCTGCACCGACGCGATCCCGACGTGATCATCGGCTCGTTCAGCGCGGATCACGTGATCCGCGGGACTCGGGTGTTCGAGTTCGCCGTCCGGGATGCCGTCGAGGTCGCCCGCGAGGGATACATCTGCACGATCGGCATCGCTCCGACGGAGCCGGCGATCGGATTCGGGTACATCAAGAAGGGCCCGGAGCTCGTCGTCGAGCGGGCACGCGAGGCGGCCCTGGTGGAGAGCTTCGTGGAGAAGCCCGACCTCGCGACCGCCGAGGCGTACATCGCCGATCGGGGCTACCTCTGGAATGCCGGCATGTTCATCGCCAAGGCGAGCGTGCTCCTGGAGGAGCTCGCGGCGAACGAGCCGGAACTGCACGCCGGGCTCCTCGAGTTGGCCGAGGCATGGGATGACCGCGAGCGCCGCGGTCAGGCCGTAGACCGGATCTGGCCGCGGTTGAAGAAGATCGCGATCGACTACGCGGTCGCAGAGCCCGCGGCCCGGCGGGGGCGGCTCGCAGTGGTCCCCGGGCACTTCGACTGGGACGACGTCGGCGACTTCGCGTCGCTCACGAAACTCATCACGAACGGTCGGAAGAACGACCTCGCGGTGCTGGGGCCGAACGCCCGGGTGCTGTCGGATGCCGCGAGTGGGATCCTCGTCAGCCAGACCTCGCGCGTGATCAGTCTGATCGGCGTGCAGGACATCGTGGTCGTCGACACCCCCGACGCGCTTCTGGTCACCACGGTCCAGCATGCGCAGCGGGTGAAGGGCGTGGTGGAGTCCCTCAAGCTGAACGGGCAGGGCGACGTGCTCTGA
- a CDS encoding BMP family protein, giving the protein MTISTTKKLLGATLAAGVIFALAGCGQAPTDSGDDGGDAGSAVDGFKPCMVSDEGGFDDKSFNQLGFEGLTKAADELGVEVSKTESKSASDYASNLDALASEGCTFIVSVGFKLSAPTIEAATANPDIQYAIIDDFADNTGAKDDAGKDMGDGKTDAPNIKPLVFDTAQAAFLGGYAAASYSESGTVGTFGGAKIPPVTIFMDGFELGVKYFNEEKGEDVKVVGWSIDSQEGQFTDEFAANDKAKQVAQGIIDQGADVLLPVGGPIYQSAAQAIRDSGGNIALMGTDADVFTTDPTVADLLLASIQKGMDVAVYDAVMEASTGDFDPTPFVGVLENDGVALSEFHDFESKVDPALADELKAIKDGIIDGSIKVESPASPAAP; this is encoded by the coding sequence TTGACCATCTCCACCACCAAGAAGCTGCTCGGCGCGACGCTCGCCGCGGGCGTCATCTTCGCACTCGCCGGCTGTGGCCAGGCGCCGACCGATTCGGGAGACGACGGCGGCGACGCCGGTTCCGCGGTCGACGGCTTCAAGCCCTGCATGGTCTCGGACGAGGGCGGCTTCGACGACAAGTCGTTCAACCAGCTCGGGTTCGAGGGCCTCACCAAGGCTGCTGACGAGCTGGGCGTCGAGGTCAGCAAGACCGAGTCCAAGTCCGCCAGCGATTACGCGTCCAACCTCGACGCACTCGCATCCGAGGGCTGCACGTTCATCGTCTCGGTCGGCTTCAAGCTCAGCGCCCCGACCATCGAGGCCGCGACCGCCAACCCCGACATCCAGTACGCGATCATCGACGACTTCGCCGACAACACCGGCGCGAAGGACGACGCCGGCAAGGACATGGGCGACGGCAAGACCGATGCTCCGAACATCAAGCCGCTCGTCTTCGACACCGCGCAGGCGGCGTTCCTCGGCGGCTACGCGGCCGCGTCGTACTCCGAGTCCGGCACCGTCGGCACCTTCGGCGGCGCCAAGATCCCGCCGGTGACGATCTTCATGGACGGCTTCGAGCTGGGCGTGAAGTACTTCAACGAGGAGAAGGGCGAGGACGTCAAGGTCGTCGGCTGGAGCATCGACTCGCAGGAGGGCCAGTTCACCGACGAGTTCGCGGCGAACGACAAGGCGAAGCAGGTCGCTCAGGGCATCATCGACCAGGGTGCGGATGTGCTCCTCCCCGTCGGTGGCCCGATCTACCAGTCGGCCGCTCAGGCGATCCGCGACTCCGGTGGCAACATCGCACTCATGGGTACGGACGCGGATGTGTTCACGACTGACCCGACCGTCGCCGACCTCCTCCTCGCCTCGATCCAGAAGGGCATGGACGTCGCCGTCTACGACGCCGTGATGGAGGCCTCGACGGGCGACTTCGACCCGACCCCGTTCGTCGGAGTCCTCGAGAACGACGGCGTCGCCCTCTCGGAGTTCCACGACTTCGAGAGCAAGGTCGACCCCGCCCTCGCCGACGAGCTGAAGGCGATCAAGGACGGCATCATCGATGGCTCGATCAAGGTCGAGTCGCCGGCATCGCCGGCAGCGCCGTAA
- a CDS encoding ABC transporter ATP-binding protein has product MKLELRGITKRFGSLVANDHISLTVEPGQIHCLLGENGAGKSTLMNVLYGLYTADEGEILLDDVVQDFAGPGDAMAAGIGMVHQHFMLIPVFTVAENVMLGHEQTGFAGRLDLAAARAHVRAVSERFGFEVDPDAVVGDLPVGVQQRVEIIKALSRDAKVLVFDEPTAVLTPQETDELMNIMRQLRDEGTAIVFITHKLREVREVADKITVIRLGKVVGEADPGSSNTEMAALMVGRAVELTVQKDAPNLRSGGLVVQGLRVIDDAGQVVVNDVSFEVRPGEILAIAGVQGNGQTELTEAIMGLQSRATGSITLDGEELLGRSVQGVIDAGVGFVPEDRKEDGLVGEFSVAENLILNRSTYGAPFFRGGTIQRGALDTFARAQIDEFDIRTQGPDAAAGRLSGGNQQKVVLARELSRELKLFVASQPTRGIDVGSIEFVHERVVATRDSGVPVIVVSTELDEVSALADRIAVMYRGGIVGIVPGNAPREVLGLMMAGEMPSATEKEVAS; this is encoded by the coding sequence ATGAAGCTCGAGCTCCGCGGAATCACCAAGAGATTCGGCTCCCTCGTCGCGAACGACCACATCAGCCTGACCGTCGAGCCGGGGCAGATCCACTGCCTGCTCGGTGAGAACGGCGCGGGGAAGTCGACGCTGATGAACGTCCTCTACGGCCTCTACACCGCCGACGAGGGCGAGATCCTCCTGGACGACGTCGTGCAGGACTTCGCCGGTCCCGGAGATGCGATGGCCGCCGGCATCGGCATGGTGCACCAGCATTTCATGCTCATCCCGGTCTTCACCGTCGCCGAGAACGTCATGCTCGGCCACGAGCAGACCGGATTCGCCGGCCGCCTCGATCTGGCCGCCGCCCGCGCGCACGTGCGCGCGGTGAGCGAGCGCTTCGGTTTCGAGGTGGATCCGGATGCGGTCGTCGGCGACCTCCCGGTCGGCGTGCAGCAGCGGGTCGAGATCATCAAGGCCCTGTCGCGCGACGCGAAGGTGCTGGTCTTCGACGAGCCCACCGCCGTGCTCACCCCGCAGGAGACCGATGAGCTGATGAACATCATGCGGCAGCTGCGTGACGAGGGAACCGCGATCGTCTTCATCACCCACAAGCTCCGTGAGGTCCGCGAAGTGGCGGACAAGATCACGGTCATCCGTCTCGGCAAGGTCGTCGGCGAAGCCGACCCCGGCTCGTCCAACACCGAGATGGCGGCCCTCATGGTCGGCCGCGCCGTCGAGCTCACGGTGCAGAAGGACGCTCCGAACCTGCGCAGCGGCGGCCTCGTCGTCCAGGGACTCCGCGTCATCGACGACGCGGGGCAGGTCGTCGTCAACGACGTGAGCTTCGAGGTCCGGCCCGGCGAGATCCTGGCCATCGCCGGGGTGCAGGGCAACGGGCAGACCGAGCTCACCGAGGCCATCATGGGTCTCCAGAGCAGGGCCACCGGCAGCATCACGCTCGATGGCGAAGAGCTGCTCGGCCGCTCCGTCCAGGGCGTCATCGACGCCGGGGTCGGCTTCGTCCCGGAAGACCGCAAGGAGGACGGGCTCGTCGGCGAGTTCAGCGTCGCGGAGAACCTCATCCTCAACCGCTCGACCTACGGCGCCCCGTTCTTCCGCGGCGGCACGATCCAGCGCGGCGCGCTCGACACGTTCGCGCGAGCGCAGATCGACGAGTTCGACATCCGCACGCAGGGACCGGATGCCGCGGCGGGCCGGCTCTCCGGCGGAAACCAGCAGAAGGTCGTGCTCGCGCGGGAGCTGAGCCGGGAGCTCAAGCTCTTCGTCGCCTCGCAGCCGACCCGCGGCATCGACGTCGGATCGATCGAGTTCGTCCATGAGCGCGTCGTCGCCACACGGGACTCCGGGGTCCCGGTGATCGTGGTGTCCACCGAGCTCGACGAGGTCTCGGCGCTGGCCGACCGCATCGCCGTGATGTACCGCGGTGGCATCGTCGGAATCGTGCCGGGGAATGCGCCGCGCGAAGTGCTCGGACTCATGATGGCCGGCGAGATGCCGAGCGCGACGGAGAAGGAGGTCGCTTCGTGA
- a CDS encoding ABC transporter permease: MSEVTTKNTEVEPAPRQNTLIRDILAGGAVRAFLAIVLAMLIGGLLIATTSPSVQSALGYFFQRPADTFSAIWEAISGAYAALFRGAIYNYNAPNFLRAIKPITDTLNFATPLIAAGLGVALAFRVGLFNIGGRGQMLMGVAAGATVAFTVQAPIFIHLPLTIIAGLIGGMVWGGLVGFLKAKTGAHEVIMTIMLNFIAYYFISWLLATPGLLQRPGGSQPISAPTPETARFPLLFTAPLSVNAGFLVSLLAVLFVWWLIERSSLGFRMRAVGENPHAARAAGVNVGRTIVYAMGIAGALAGLAGINQMSGTITSGFENGIDAGIGFDAITVALLGRSRAFGVLWAGLLFGALKAGSFTMQTSQDIPVDIVLVVQALIVLFIAAPPLIRAIFFLPKEGSKTRTPRVKNAKKEVAA; this comes from the coding sequence GTGAGCGAGGTCACGACGAAGAACACCGAGGTGGAGCCGGCACCCCGCCAGAACACCCTGATCAGAGACATCCTCGCGGGCGGCGCCGTGCGCGCCTTCCTGGCGATCGTCCTGGCCATGCTGATCGGCGGCCTGCTGATCGCCACCACCAGCCCGAGCGTGCAGTCGGCACTGGGCTACTTCTTCCAGCGGCCGGCTGACACCTTCTCGGCGATCTGGGAGGCGATCTCCGGGGCGTATGCGGCCCTGTTCCGCGGCGCGATCTACAACTACAACGCGCCGAACTTCCTGCGGGCGATCAAGCCGATCACCGACACCCTCAACTTCGCCACGCCCCTGATCGCTGCCGGCCTCGGTGTCGCCCTCGCATTCCGCGTCGGCCTGTTCAACATCGGTGGTCGCGGACAGATGCTCATGGGTGTCGCCGCGGGGGCGACCGTCGCCTTCACCGTGCAGGCGCCGATCTTCATCCACCTGCCGCTCACCATCATCGCCGGCCTGATCGGCGGCATGGTCTGGGGCGGTCTCGTCGGGTTCCTGAAGGCCAAGACCGGCGCGCACGAGGTGATCATGACGATCATGCTCAACTTCATCGCGTACTACTTCATCTCCTGGCTGCTCGCGACCCCTGGCCTCCTGCAGCGACCGGGCGGCTCTCAGCCGATCTCGGCGCCGACGCCGGAGACCGCGCGGTTCCCGCTGCTGTTCACCGCCCCGCTGTCGGTGAACGCCGGGTTCCTCGTCTCTCTCCTCGCCGTGCTCTTCGTCTGGTGGCTCATCGAGCGCTCCAGCCTCGGCTTCCGCATGCGCGCCGTGGGGGAGAACCCGCACGCGGCCCGCGCCGCCGGCGTGAACGTCGGACGCACCATCGTGTACGCGATGGGAATCGCCGGTGCTCTCGCCGGTCTTGCCGGCATCAACCAGATGTCCGGCACGATCACGAGCGGCTTCGAGAACGGCATCGACGCCGGCATCGGGTTCGATGCGATCACCGTGGCATTGCTCGGACGGAGCCGCGCCTTCGGCGTCCTCTGGGCCGGTCTGCTGTTCGGCGCGCTCAAGGCCGGCAGCTTCACGATGCAGACGTCGCAGGACATCCCGGTCGACATCGTGCTGGTCGTCCAGGCGCTGATCGTGCTGTTCATCGCGGCCCCGCCACTGATCCGCGCGATCTTCTTCCTTCCGAAGGAAGGCTCGAAGACCCGCACCCCGCGTGTGAAGAACGCGAAGAAGGAGGTGGCCGCGTGA
- a CDS encoding ABC transporter permease, with amino-acid sequence MSAIAATTAADGTILRETVRQRSLKLPISLGIATVLILLLALPAGRSGTSVFRLADRTSSFALPDVGVPTWPTVLVCAILLALLTAYATLRVLRYQRVGLWLPIVFAFVAVFAFLTWSAADGLVPVTGLLFGAVSLSVPLVFGALGGVIGERAGVVNVAIEAQFLLAAFTSALVASMTGNYILGLIAAMVGGALVASVLALFAIRYIVDQVIVGVVLNVLITGLTSFLHGAVMKQNETLFNSPPRLPRVQIPLLHEIPVIGPVLFNQTLIVYLMYIAIPVVAWALYRSKWGLRLRAVGEHPQAADTVGIKVNPTRFWNLLLAGAIAGIGGAYFTLGSVGAFDKEMTDGLGFIALAAVIFGGWDPVRATLAAFLFGFSMNLETLLSNLGSPIPGEFMKMLPYVVTVLAVVGFAGKVRAPAADGKPYIKG; translated from the coding sequence GTGAGCGCCATCGCAGCCACCACCGCCGCAGACGGCACGATCTTGCGCGAGACCGTGCGTCAGCGCAGTCTCAAGCTGCCGATCTCCCTCGGGATCGCCACGGTACTGATCCTGCTGCTCGCTCTCCCGGCGGGCCGCAGCGGCACCAGCGTCTTCCGCCTCGCCGATCGCACGTCGTCTTTCGCCCTGCCGGACGTCGGGGTGCCGACCTGGCCGACCGTCCTCGTCTGCGCCATCCTCCTCGCCCTGCTCACGGCCTACGCCACGCTCCGCGTGCTGCGGTATCAGCGGGTCGGTCTCTGGTTGCCGATCGTCTTCGCCTTCGTCGCCGTCTTCGCGTTCCTGACCTGGTCTGCCGCAGACGGCCTGGTGCCGGTGACCGGTCTGCTGTTCGGCGCGGTGTCGCTCTCGGTCCCCCTGGTGTTCGGAGCCCTCGGCGGCGTGATCGGCGAGCGCGCCGGTGTCGTCAACGTCGCGATCGAGGCGCAGTTCCTGCTCGCCGCATTCACGTCCGCCCTGGTCGCCTCGATGACGGGAAACTACATCCTCGGTCTCATCGCCGCGATGGTCGGCGGCGCGCTGGTGGCATCGGTGCTGGCGCTCTTCGCCATCCGCTACATCGTCGATCAGGTCATCGTCGGCGTCGTGCTCAACGTGCTCATCACCGGGCTCACGAGCTTCCTGCACGGCGCCGTGATGAAGCAGAACGAGACGCTGTTCAACTCGCCACCGCGACTGCCGCGCGTACAGATCCCGCTGCTGCACGAGATCCCGGTGATCGGCCCGGTGCTGTTCAATCAGACGCTGATCGTCTACCTCATGTACATCGCCATCCCCGTGGTGGCATGGGCGCTCTACCGCTCGAAGTGGGGTCTGCGTCTGCGCGCGGTCGGTGAGCACCCGCAGGCGGCCGACACCGTGGGCATCAAGGTGAATCCGACGCGATTCTGGAATCTGCTGCTCGCGGGCGCCATCGCCGGCATCGGCGGCGCCTACTTCACGCTGGGGTCTGTCGGCGCGTTCGACAAGGAGATGACCGATGGGCTCGGCTTCATCGCCCTGGCCGCCGTCATCTTCGGTGGGTGGGATCCGGTGCGGGCGACGCTCGCCGCGTTCCTGTTCGGCTTCTCGATGAACCTCGAGACATTGTTGAGCAATCTCGGATCCCCGATCCCGGGCGAATTCATGAAGATGCTGCCGTACGTGGTCACGGTGCTCGCGGTGGTCGGCTTCGCCGGCAAGGTCCGCGCCCCGGCTGCCGACGGCAAGCCGTACATCAAGGGATAG
- a CDS encoding cytidine deaminase, with protein sequence MTDIDWDELRQVATDAMTKAYAPYSRYRVGAAALVGDGRIVAGCNVENASYGVTLCAECALVGDLHMSGGGQLVAFVCVNNDGQTIMPCGRCRQLLFEHAMPGMLLETVSGIRTIDEVLPDAFGPRALRQAQGPEVKA encoded by the coding sequence ATGACTGACATCGACTGGGACGAGCTGCGTCAGGTCGCGACCGATGCCATGACGAAGGCGTACGCACCCTACTCGCGCTATCGCGTGGGTGCGGCGGCACTCGTCGGCGACGGACGGATCGTGGCGGGCTGCAACGTGGAGAACGCCTCTTACGGCGTGACCCTGTGTGCGGAGTGCGCGCTGGTGGGCGACCTGCACATGTCGGGCGGCGGACAGCTGGTCGCGTTCGTCTGCGTCAACAACGACGGGCAGACGATCATGCCCTGCGGCCGCTGCCGTCAGCTGCTGTTCGAGCACGCGATGCCCGGAATGCTGCTGGAGACCGTCTCCGGCATCCGCACGATCGACGAGGTGCTGCCCGACGCGTTCGGGCCGCGCGCCCTTCGGCAGGCTCAGGGACCAGAGGTGAAGGCATGA
- a CDS encoding thymidine phosphorylase has product MSIEPFDAVDVIRSKRDGGVVPEKALRWMVDAYTRGYVSDAQMASFAMAIFQRGMERDEIRVLTDAMIASGERMSFAALGKKTVDKHSTGGVGDKITLPLAPLVASFGVAVPQLSGRGLGHTGGTLDKLESIPGWRAALSNEEMFAQMQGDVGAVICAAGSGLAPADKKLYALRDVTGTVEAIPLIASSIMSKKIAEGTDALVLDVKFGSGAFMQDIDRARELARTMVALGTDSGVATTALLTDMNVPLGLAIGNANEVRESVEILAGGGPADVRELTIALAKEMLALAGKSDADVEAALDDGRAMDSWKAMIRAQDGDPDAALPTARETHVVTADADGVVTRMDALPFGIAAWRLGAGRARAEDPVIFEAGIDLHAKPGDRVTAGQPLFTLSAADDARFPRAIEALEGSWEIGNDASSGSATKFERGPIVRERITADH; this is encoded by the coding sequence ATGAGCATCGAGCCATTCGACGCAGTGGACGTCATCCGCTCCAAGCGGGACGGCGGCGTCGTGCCCGAGAAGGCACTTCGGTGGATGGTCGATGCCTATACCCGCGGCTACGTCTCGGACGCGCAGATGGCCTCGTTCGCGATGGCGATCTTCCAGCGCGGCATGGAGCGCGATGAGATCCGCGTGCTCACCGACGCGATGATCGCCTCGGGGGAGCGGATGAGCTTCGCCGCCCTCGGCAAGAAGACCGTCGACAAGCACTCCACGGGCGGTGTCGGCGACAAGATCACGCTGCCGCTCGCCCCGCTGGTCGCCTCGTTCGGCGTGGCGGTGCCGCAGCTGAGCGGGCGCGGCCTCGGTCACACCGGCGGAACGCTCGACAAGCTCGAGTCGATCCCCGGCTGGCGCGCGGCGCTCAGCAACGAGGAGATGTTCGCGCAGATGCAGGGCGACGTCGGCGCGGTCATCTGCGCCGCCGGGTCCGGGCTCGCGCCGGCAGACAAGAAGCTCTACGCGCTCCGCGACGTCACCGGCACGGTCGAGGCGATCCCGCTGATCGCGTCGAGCATCATGTCGAAGAAGATCGCCGAAGGCACCGACGCGCTCGTCCTCGACGTGAAGTTCGGATCGGGTGCGTTCATGCAGGACATCGATCGAGCCCGCGAGCTCGCCCGCACCATGGTCGCGCTCGGCACCGATTCGGGTGTCGCGACGACCGCGCTGCTGACCGACATGAACGTGCCGCTCGGTCTGGCCATCGGCAACGCCAACGAGGTGCGCGAGTCCGTCGAGATCCTCGCCGGCGGCGGACCGGCGGACGTACGAGAGCTGACCATCGCCCTCGCGAAGGAGATGCTCGCGCTGGCCGGAAAGTCGGACGCCGACGTGGAGGCCGCCCTCGACGATGGTCGCGCGATGGACAGCTGGAAGGCGATGATCCGCGCGCAGGACGGCGATCCGGATGCCGCGCTGCCGACGGCACGCGAGACGCACGTCGTGACCGCCGACGCCGACGGTGTCGTGACCCGCATGGATGCCCTTCCGTTCGGCATCGCCGCGTGGCGGCTGGGCGCCGGGCGTGCCCGCGCCGAGGATCCGGTGATCTTCGAGGCCGGAATCGACCTGCACGCCAAGCCCGGCGATCGCGTCACGGCGGGGCAGCCGCTGTTCACGCTCTCGGCGGCCGATGACGCGCGCTTCCCGCGGGCGATCGAGGCGCTCGAGGGTTCCTGGGAGATCGGGAACGACGCTTCGTCAGGCTCAGCGACCAAGTTCGAGCGCGGTCCGATCGTGCGCGAGCGCATCACCGCCGACCACTAG